A part of Candidatus Rokuibacteriota bacterium genomic DNA contains:
- a CDS encoding SagB/ThcOx family dehydrogenase, which produces MSQSGNRDTRVARDYHDRTAHSRWSVRQSGHSLDWETKPFLYKVYPDLPVVQLPRELPSLAADALEALGGPRGSMGTVTLEELAALLFFAAGITKKKTYPGGEEMHFRAAASTGALYQTEVYVVAAAVADLAAGVYHFCPGDFALRRLREGDFRQEVGASAADPAIARAPAALVLTAIYWRNTWKYQARAYRHLFWDSGAMLANLLAAASGLALPARLVAGFVDSRVNLLLGLDPEKEASLELVPVGPDGAEAPPAQPAEPIGPRTLPLSTSEVDYPLLRAMHTASALADPEEVARWRGGAGLSSPDPPPDLLPLPAPKGGLGRGLAETIVRRASTRQFAHVPITAEELSTVLFHATRGFPADFPAGLVHLYLIVNAVDGVPAGAYCYWPAPHGLELLKAGEFRSQAGYLCLEQALGADASCVIFFLADLASLLDRYGNRGYRLANLEAGLVGGRCYLGAYGLGFGASGLTFYDGEVVSFFSPHAAGKDAIFVTALGRSVKAAPRTRVSVQLGRS; this is translated from the coding sequence GTGAGCCAGAGCGGCAACCGGGACACCCGGGTCGCCCGCGACTACCACGACCGGACCGCCCACAGCCGCTGGTCCGTCCGGCAGAGCGGCCACTCCCTCGACTGGGAGACCAAGCCGTTCCTCTACAAGGTCTATCCCGACCTCCCCGTGGTCCAGCTCCCGCGCGAGCTGCCGTCCCTCGCCGCGGATGCCCTGGAGGCGCTCGGTGGACCCCGGGGGTCGATGGGCACGGTCACGCTGGAGGAGCTGGCGGCACTTCTCTTCTTCGCGGCGGGGATCACCAAGAAGAAGACCTACCCGGGCGGCGAGGAGATGCACTTCCGCGCCGCGGCGTCCACCGGCGCCCTCTACCAGACCGAGGTGTACGTGGTGGCCGCGGCGGTCGCGGACCTCGCCGCGGGCGTCTATCACTTCTGCCCCGGCGACTTCGCGCTGCGGCGGCTGCGCGAGGGCGATTTCCGCCAGGAGGTTGGCGCGTCTGCCGCCGATCCCGCCATCGCCCGCGCGCCGGCGGCACTCGTTCTCACGGCGATCTACTGGCGAAACACGTGGAAGTACCAGGCCCGCGCCTACCGGCATCTCTTCTGGGACTCTGGGGCGATGCTCGCGAACCTGCTGGCGGCCGCATCGGGCCTCGCGCTCCCCGCCCGCCTGGTCGCCGGCTTCGTGGACAGTCGGGTAAACCTCCTCCTGGGTCTCGACCCTGAAAAGGAGGCGAGCCTGGAGCTGGTCCCGGTCGGGCCTGACGGCGCCGAGGCACCGCCTGCGCAGCCCGCGGAGCCGATCGGGCCGCGCACGCTCCCGCTCTCTACCAGCGAGGTGGATTACCCGCTGCTCCGCGCGATGCACACGGCCTCCGCCCTCGCCGACCCCGAGGAGGTAGCCCGGTGGCGCGGGGGGGCGGGACTCTCCAGCCCGGACCCTCCCCCGGATCTTCTGCCGCTTCCGGCGCCTAAGGGCGGCTTGGGACGTGGCCTCGCCGAGACGATCGTCAGGCGGGCGTCGACCCGACAATTCGCGCACGTCCCGATCACCGCCGAGGAGCTTTCCACCGTCCTCTTCCACGCCACGCGCGGCTTCCCCGCCGATTTCCCCGCAGGCCTCGTTCACCTCTACCTGATCGTCAACGCCGTGGACGGCGTGCCGGCGGGCGCGTACTGCTACTGGCCCGCACCCCACGGCCTGGAGCTCCTGAAGGCGGGAGAGTTCAGAAGCCAGGCCGGATACCTCTGCCTCGAGCAGGCCCTCGGCGCCGACGCGAGCTGCGTCATCTTTTTCCTCGCCGACCTGGCGTCGCTCCTCGATCGCTACGGGAACCGCGGCTACCGGCTGGCTAACCTGGAGGCCGGGCTTGTCGGAGGCCGGTGCTACCTCGGAGCCTACGGGCTTGGCTTCGGAGCCTCGGGCCTCACCTTTTACGATGGGGAAGTCGTGAGCTTCTTCTCGCCCCATGCTGCCGGGAAAGACGCGATCTTCGTGACCGCCCTCGGTCGCTCGGTGAAGGCGGCGCCGCGCACTCGCGTGTCCGTGCAGCTCGGCAGGTCGTGA